One part of the Vitis riparia cultivar Riparia Gloire de Montpellier isolate 1030 chromosome 8, EGFV_Vit.rip_1.0, whole genome shotgun sequence genome encodes these proteins:
- the LOC117919856 gene encoding cationic peroxidase 1-like, translating into MASHHSSSSVFTTFKLCFCLLLLSFIGMASAQLTTNFYAKTCPNALSIIKSAVNSAVKSEARMGASLLRLHFHDCFVNGCDASILLDDTSNFTGEKTAGPNANSVRGYEVVDTIKSQLEASCPGVVSCADILAVAARDSVVALRGPSWMVRLGRRDSTTASLSAANSNIPAPTLNLSGLISAFSNKGFNAREMVALSGSHTIGQARCTTFRTRIYNEANIDASFKTSLQANCPSSGGDNTLSPLDTQTPTTFDNAYYTNLVNKKGLLHSDQQLFNGGSTDAVVNTYSTRSTTFFTDFANAMVKMGNLSPLTGTSGQIRTNCRKTN; encoded by the exons ATGGCTTCTCACCATTCTTCTTCATCAGTTTTCACTACCTTCAAGCTCTGCTTTTGCCTCTTACTCCTATCCTTCATTGGCATGGCCTCGGCTCAATTAACCACAAATTTTTATGCCAAAACATGCCCGAATGCCCTTTCAATAATCAAATCTGCAGTGAACTCTGCAGTGAAGAGTGAAGCTCGCATGGGGGCGTCCCTGCTCCGTCTTCATTTCCATGACTGCTTTGTTAAT GGGTGTGATGCATCGATCCTGCTGGATGACACATCCAACTTCACGGGTGAGAAGACGGCAGGCCCAAATGCAAATTCGGTAAGAGGATATGAGGTGGTGGACACCATTAAATCTCAATTGGAGGCTTCCTGCCCTGGGGTGGTTTCTTGTGCTGACATCTTAGCCGTTGCTGCTCGGGACTCCGTTGTGGCG TTGAGGGGACCTAGCTGGATGGTTAGATTAGGCAGAAGAGACTCGACGACAGCGAGCTTAAGTGCAGCTAATAGTAACATTCCTGCCCCCACTTTGAACCTTAGTGGCCTCATCTCTGCCTTCTCAAACAAAGGTTTCAATGCCAGGGAAATGGTGGCTCTGTCAG GGTCTCATACAATAGGGCAAGCAAGGTGCACAACCTTCCGGACTAGGATCTATAATGAAGCCAACATAGATGCCTCATTCAAGACGTCTCTGCAAGCCAACTGTCCAAGCTCTGGGGGTGACAACACCCTCTCTCCACTTGACACCCAAACTCCTACAACTTTTGATAATGCCTACTACACCAATTTGGTGAACAAGAAGGGCCTTCTCCACTCGGACCAACAGCTCTTCAATGGGGGTTCCACGGACGCTGTGGTTAACACATACAGCACCAGGTCGACTACTTTCTTCACAGACTTTGCAAATGCCATGGTGAAGATGGGAAACCTCAGCCCACTTACTGGAACCAGTGGCCAAATCAGGACCAACTGCAGGAAAACCAACTGA
- the LOC117919953 gene encoding cationic peroxidase 1-like, producing the protein MVSRSLLCLYAFVLFSLATADFSAALSPYFYNKVCPKALPTIKRVIEAAVQKEKRMGASLLRLHFHDCFVNGCDASILLDATSTIDSEKNAGANANSARGFNVVDDIKSEVDKVCGRPVVSCADILAVAARDSVVALGGPSWTVQLGRRDSTTASRTDANNNIPSPFMDLPALITRFSNQGLDTKDLVALSGGHVIGFSQCNFFKNRIYNESNIDPAFARARQSTCPPNGGDTKLAPLDPTAARFDTGYFTNLVKRRGLLHSDQALFNGGSTDTLVKTYSRNFGAFSADFAKSMVKMGNIKPLTGKKGQIRVNCRKVN; encoded by the exons ATGGTTTCACGCAGCCTCTTGTGTCTCTATGCCTTTGTGCTGTTTAGTCTTGCCACCGCAGATTTCTCTGCAGCCTTGTctccttatttttataacaaagtGTGTCCCAAAGCTTTGCCAACCATCAAACGAGTGATTGAGGCCGCAGTGCAGAAGGAGAAGCGCATGGGTGCTTCTTTGCTTCGTCTCCACTTCCATGACTGTTTTGTTAAT GGTTGTGATGCTTCAATTCTCCTAGACGCTACATCCACGATTGACAGTGAAAAGAATGCGGGCGCTAATGCAAATTCTGCAAGAGGATTCAATGTCGTCGACGACATCAAGTCTGAGGTTGACAAAGTCTGCGGACGCCCAGTGGTGTCCTGTGCAGACATCTTGGCTGTTGCAGCACGGGACTCTGTGGTTGCG CTTGGAGGACCATCATGGACTGTACAACTGGGAAGGAGAGACTCGACAACAGCGAGCAGGACAGACGCCAACAACAACATTCCCTCGCCATTCATGGACCTCCCCGCACTCATCACCAGGTTCAGCAACCAAGGCCTGGACACTAAAGACCTAGTTGCACTCTCAGGTGGCCACGTCATAGGATTTTCCCAGTGTAATTTCTTCAAGAACCGCATCTACAATGAGTCCAACATCGATCCCGCCTTCGCTCGTGCCCGCCAATCCACATGCCCTCCCAACGGCGGTGACACCAAACTGGCTCCCCTGGACCCGACCGCAGCGCGCTTCGACACCGGATACTTCACCAACTTGGTGAAGAGGAGGGGACTGCTCCACTCGGATCAGGCACTCTTCAATGGTGGCTCAACCGATACACTGGTGAAGACATACAGTAGAAACTTTGGAGCATTTTCAGCTGATTTCGCCAAGTCCATGGTGAAGATGGGAAACATAAAGCCATTGACAGGGAAGAAGGGCCAGATTCGTGTGAACTGCAGGAAGGTGAACTAG
- the LOC117919691 gene encoding aspartate aminotransferase, mitochondrial-like, with protein sequence MQRRRMMIKWAHDTVRRRFMSTSAAAIDWWNHVGHAPKDPIMSVTEAFLSDTSPNKINLGVGAYRDDDGRPVVLQCVRDGEVKIAGTEFLESVSASVSSKLVEESVKLIYGKDADFIKEGRFAGVQALSGTGACRLFAEFQRRFYPQSKIYLPIPTWSNHHNIWRDAQVPGRTFHYYHPDSKGLHFAALMDDIKNAPDHSFFLLHPCAHNPTGVDPTEEQWREISNLFKVKNHFPFFDMAYQGFASGDLDKDAKAIRIFLEDGHLIGCAQSFAKNMGLYGHRVGCLSVLCVDAKQAVAIKSQLQHITRAMYSSPPVHGILLVSTILSDPHLKELWKKELKVMANRIHRMRSTLHESLKKLGSPLNWDHMTNQVGMFCFSGLSPDQVNRLVKEFHIYMTYDGRISMAGVTTSNVSYLANAIHEVTKFG encoded by the exons ATGCAAAGGAGGAGGATGATGATCAAGTGGGCACATGATACTGTGAGAAGAAGATTCATGTCAACCTCAGCCGCTGCCATTGATTGGTGGAATCATGTGGGTCACGCCCCTAAGGACCCCATCATGAGTGTTACTGAGGCTTTTCTTTCTGATACCAGCCCCAACAAGATCAATCTTGGAGTG GGGGCTTACAGGGATGATGATGGAAGACCTGTGGTTCTTCAGTGCGTTAGAGATGGGGAGGTAAAGATTGCGGGCACCGAGTTCCT GGAGTCAGTTTCAGCTTCAGTTAGTTCAAAACTAGTCGAGGAGAGTGTCAAGTTGATTTATGGAAAGGATGCAGATTTCATAAAAGAAGGAAGATTTGCGGGGGTCCAAGCTCTCTCTGGCACTGGTGCTTGCCGTCTCTTTGCTGAGTTTCAGAGGCGTTTCTATCCTcaatcaaaaatatatttacccATTCCAACTTGGTCCAA CCACCATAACATCTGGAGAGATGCCCAAGTTCCAGGGAGAACCTTCCATTACTACCATCCTGACTCTAAGGGATTACACTTTGCTGCACTTATGGACGATATCAAG AATGCTCCAGATCATTCCTTTTTCTTGCTCCATCCTTGTGCTCACAACCCAACAGGGGTTGACCCAACTGAGGAACAATGGAGAGAGATCTCAAATCTTTTCAAG gtaaaaaatcattttcccttCTTTGACATGGCTTATCAAGGTTTTGCTAGTGGGGACCTTGACAAGGATGCCAAGGCTATCCGGATATTTCTTGAAGATGGACATTTAATAGGCTGTGCTCAGTCCTTTGCTAAAAATATGGGATTATATGGGCACAGAGTGGGCTGTCTCAG TGTTCTTTGTGTGGATGCAAAGCAAGCAGTTGCAATTAAAAGCCAACTACAGCATATTACTAGGGCAATGTACAGCAGCCCTCCTGTCCATGGCATATTACTGGTTTCAACAATCTTGAGTGACCCACATCTAAaggagctttggaaaaaagaGCTGAAG GTAATGGCAAACCGCATTCATAGGATGCGGTCCACTCTACATGAAAGTCTCAAGAAGCTGGGTTCTCCCCTAAACTGGGATCACATGACTAACCAG GTTGGGATGTTTTGCTTCTCTGGCTTATCCCCTGATCAGGTTAATAGACTGGTGAAGGAATTCCATATATACATGACTTATGATGGTCGCATAAG TATGGCAGGTGTGACTACAAGCAATGTGAGTTACTTGGCAAATGCAATACATGAAGTTACTAAATTTGGCTGA
- the LOC117919938 gene encoding uncharacterized protein LOC117919938, translating into MLRSEQDVPQKRLQIKEDDKFFSRLLSKESSMANPSSRVYYGGVTGAVPFTWESQPGTPKYTFSESSLPPLTPPPSYYSNSMDKKPNKKHSRSNLLHSIFPRMNHNNNNPKKPNVLSSPSLSSSCSSWSSPRSSSMSGSLTPNFLRRRRCCSSRSSFDSGADYEEEAVSPTSTLCFRMGSGLRGRCSVVVMKKAFLSMVGHGSGQGTA; encoded by the coding sequence ATGCTGAGAAGTGAGCAAGATGTACCCCAAAAGCGGCTCCAAATCAAGGAAGATGACAAGTTCTTCAGCAGGCTGTTGTCCAAAGAGAGCTCCATGGCCAACCCTTCTTCGAGAGTCTACTATGGAGGAGTGACTGGTGCAGTGCCATTTACTTGGGAGTCTCAACCTGGAACCCCTAAATACACATTCAGTGAGTCTTCTCTTCCTCCTCTCACTCCTCCACCTTCCTACTACTCCAATTCCATGGACAAGAAGCCCAACAAAAAGCACTCAAGATCCAATCTCTTGCACTCCATATTCCCAAGGATGAACCACAACAACAATAATCCTAAGAAACCGAATGTTCTATCATCACCCTCCTTGTCATCGTCCTGTTCGTCATGGTCTTCGCCGCGCTCATCATCCATGTCTGGTTCATTGACTCCAAACTTTCTCAGGCGGAGGCGGTGTTGTAGCTCAAGATCATCGTTTGATTCCGGAGCTGATTATGAAGAGGAGGCCGTTTCGCCTACTTCAACCTTGTGCTTTCGCATGGGTAGCGGGCTGAGAGGGCGCTGCTCGGTTGTGGTTATGAAGAAGGCTTTCTTGTCCATGGTCGGCCATGGATCTGGCCAAGGTACCGCCTAA
- the LOC117921212 gene encoding WEB family protein At2g38370 isoform X1, with amino-acid sequence MAETLKFGTGVEVGNNGVVDSGVKMGNPKGRSEAGSEEWKKEGGGRGEIDTSAPFESVKEAASRFGGIGFWKPSHCKLSEAEQRGIEEVDIAQVEQHAAQLEKDLILKERETLDVLKELEATKMIVEELKLKLQKESSEVTAILETNSDDRIVTPIVQEAEMKRHENPEADQQHLAGGLMLCPSSAPGLILMELKQAKLNLTRTTNDLADIRASVESFNKKIEKERISLEKTRERLTLNSSKISSLEAELNQTRLKVQLAKDAEIKGSFDNPMDIARELQKLTSEAEDFKKMGEAAKSEVLKAISEIEQTKARIKTAEIRLVAAKKMKEAARAAEVIALAEIKALSNSENSHGVLLQKPDGVTLSFEEYSALTCRAREAEELSKGKVIEAMLQVDEANISKVEILRRVEEATEEIKTSKKALEEALNRVEAANRGKLAVEEALRKWRSEHGQRRRSVQNSTKFKNSYPSHHRRDSRMLDVNGLNLVSDGPSPVLKPTLSIGQILSRKLLMPDEFEPGIHKDKSTVKQKMSLGQMLNKQGVDLPSHWKAERESVPKQFPAKRKKFGFGRFSLLLTKQSKKKKKSTTNSKWHGSYMN; translated from the exons ATGGCTGAAACCCTAAAGTTTGGTACTGGAGTGGAAGTTGGAAATAATGGTGTGGTTGATTCGGGCGTGAAAATGGGGAACCCGAAGGGTAGGAGTGAAGCTGGTTCGGAGGAGTGGAAGAAGGAGGGTGGGGGCAGGGGGGAGATCGACACGTCAGCGCCGTTCGAGTCTGTGAAGGAAGCAGCGAGTCGATTTGGTGGAATCGGGTTCTGGAAACCCAGTCATTGCAAGCTCTCTGAAGCTGAG caGCGTGGAATTGAAGAGGTTGACATTGCTCAAGTAGAACAACATGCAGCACAGTTGGAGAAAGATCTTATTTTGAAAGAAAGGGAAACACTTGATGTCTTAAAAGAACTGGAAGCCACTAAAATGATTGTAGAAGAACTAAAATTAAAGCTACAAAAAGAATCATCTGAAGTCACTGCAATTCTTGAGACAAATTCAGATGATAGGATTGTGACCCCCATTGTGCAAGAGGCAGAAATGAAACGACATGAGAATCCTGAAGCAGATCAACAGCATTTGGCCGGAGGTTTGATGCTGTGTCCATCTTCAGCCCCAGGTTTAATCTTAATGGAGCTAAAACAGGCTAAGTTGAACCTCACCAGAACAACAAATGATCTTGCTGATATTCGAGCTTCTGTTGAATCATTTaacaagaaaatagagaaagaaagaatCTCACTTGAAAAGACCCGAGAGCGGCTAACTTTGAATTCCTCAAAAATTTCATCTCTTGAGGCGGAGCTAAATCAAACAAGATTAAAGGTACAACTGGCAAAAGATGCTGAAATCAAAGGCAGTTTTGACAACCCTATGGATATTGCAAGGGAGCTCCAAAAATTGACTTCTGAAGCAGAAGATTTCAAGAAAATGGGGGAAGCAGCAAAATCAGAAGTTTTGAAAGCAATCTCTGAGATTGAACAGACAAAAGCTAGAATAAAAACAGCTGAGATCAGGCTAGTTGCTgccaaaaaaatgaaggaagcCGCTAGAGCTGCAGAAGTCATTGCTCTTGCAGAGATCAAGGCTCTATCAAACAGTGAGAACTCACATGGAGTTCTCCTGCAAAAGCCTGATGGAGTAACTCTTTCATTTGAAGAGTACTCTGCCTTAACCTGCAGAGCTCGAGAGGCTGAGGAACTCTCTAAAGGGAAGGTAATTGAGGCCATGCTTCAAGTTGATGAAGCAAATATTTCAAAAGTGGAAATCTTGAGGAGAGTAGAGGAAGCTACTGAAGAAATCAAGACCAGTAAGAAGGCATTGGAAGAAGCTCTGAACAGAGTAGAGGCTGCAAATAGAGGGAAGCTGGCTGTTGAAGAGGCTCTTCGGAAATGGAGATCTGAACATGGTCAGAGAAGGCGTTCTGTACAAAACTCGACTAAGTTCAAGAATTCCTACCCATCCCACCATCGGAGAGATTCCCGCATGCTTGATGTGAATGGACTGAATCTGGTTAGTGATGGCCCAAGCCCTGTTCTAAAGCCTACCCTATCAATAGGCCAAATACTGAGCAGGAAGCTTCTTATGCCAGATGAATTTGAGCCAGGAATCCACAAAGACAAAAGCACTGTGAAGCAGAAAATGTCACTGGGTCAAATGCTTAACAAACAAGGTGTTGACCTACCCTCCCATTGGAAGGCTGAGAGAGAGAGCGTTCCCAAGCAGTTTCCTGCAAAGAGAAAGAAGTTTGGGTTTGGTCGGTTCTCTCTCCTTCTGACAAAacaaagtaagaaaaagaagaagtcaACCACAAATTCCAAATGGCATGGCAGCTACATGAATTAA
- the LOC117921212 gene encoding WEB family protein At2g38370 isoform X2: MAETLKFGTGVEVGNNGVVDSGVKMGNPKGRSEAGSEEWKKEGGGRGEIDTSAPFESVKEAASRFGGIGFWKPSHCKLSEAERGIEEVDIAQVEQHAAQLEKDLILKERETLDVLKELEATKMIVEELKLKLQKESSEVTAILETNSDDRIVTPIVQEAEMKRHENPEADQQHLAGGLMLCPSSAPGLILMELKQAKLNLTRTTNDLADIRASVESFNKKIEKERISLEKTRERLTLNSSKISSLEAELNQTRLKVQLAKDAEIKGSFDNPMDIARELQKLTSEAEDFKKMGEAAKSEVLKAISEIEQTKARIKTAEIRLVAAKKMKEAARAAEVIALAEIKALSNSENSHGVLLQKPDGVTLSFEEYSALTCRAREAEELSKGKVIEAMLQVDEANISKVEILRRVEEATEEIKTSKKALEEALNRVEAANRGKLAVEEALRKWRSEHGQRRRSVQNSTKFKNSYPSHHRRDSRMLDVNGLNLVSDGPSPVLKPTLSIGQILSRKLLMPDEFEPGIHKDKSTVKQKMSLGQMLNKQGVDLPSHWKAERESVPKQFPAKRKKFGFGRFSLLLTKQSKKKKKSTTNSKWHGSYMN; the protein is encoded by the exons ATGGCTGAAACCCTAAAGTTTGGTACTGGAGTGGAAGTTGGAAATAATGGTGTGGTTGATTCGGGCGTGAAAATGGGGAACCCGAAGGGTAGGAGTGAAGCTGGTTCGGAGGAGTGGAAGAAGGAGGGTGGGGGCAGGGGGGAGATCGACACGTCAGCGCCGTTCGAGTCTGTGAAGGAAGCAGCGAGTCGATTTGGTGGAATCGGGTTCTGGAAACCCAGTCATTGCAAGCTCTCTGAAGCTGAG CGTGGAATTGAAGAGGTTGACATTGCTCAAGTAGAACAACATGCAGCACAGTTGGAGAAAGATCTTATTTTGAAAGAAAGGGAAACACTTGATGTCTTAAAAGAACTGGAAGCCACTAAAATGATTGTAGAAGAACTAAAATTAAAGCTACAAAAAGAATCATCTGAAGTCACTGCAATTCTTGAGACAAATTCAGATGATAGGATTGTGACCCCCATTGTGCAAGAGGCAGAAATGAAACGACATGAGAATCCTGAAGCAGATCAACAGCATTTGGCCGGAGGTTTGATGCTGTGTCCATCTTCAGCCCCAGGTTTAATCTTAATGGAGCTAAAACAGGCTAAGTTGAACCTCACCAGAACAACAAATGATCTTGCTGATATTCGAGCTTCTGTTGAATCATTTaacaagaaaatagagaaagaaagaatCTCACTTGAAAAGACCCGAGAGCGGCTAACTTTGAATTCCTCAAAAATTTCATCTCTTGAGGCGGAGCTAAATCAAACAAGATTAAAGGTACAACTGGCAAAAGATGCTGAAATCAAAGGCAGTTTTGACAACCCTATGGATATTGCAAGGGAGCTCCAAAAATTGACTTCTGAAGCAGAAGATTTCAAGAAAATGGGGGAAGCAGCAAAATCAGAAGTTTTGAAAGCAATCTCTGAGATTGAACAGACAAAAGCTAGAATAAAAACAGCTGAGATCAGGCTAGTTGCTgccaaaaaaatgaaggaagcCGCTAGAGCTGCAGAAGTCATTGCTCTTGCAGAGATCAAGGCTCTATCAAACAGTGAGAACTCACATGGAGTTCTCCTGCAAAAGCCTGATGGAGTAACTCTTTCATTTGAAGAGTACTCTGCCTTAACCTGCAGAGCTCGAGAGGCTGAGGAACTCTCTAAAGGGAAGGTAATTGAGGCCATGCTTCAAGTTGATGAAGCAAATATTTCAAAAGTGGAAATCTTGAGGAGAGTAGAGGAAGCTACTGAAGAAATCAAGACCAGTAAGAAGGCATTGGAAGAAGCTCTGAACAGAGTAGAGGCTGCAAATAGAGGGAAGCTGGCTGTTGAAGAGGCTCTTCGGAAATGGAGATCTGAACATGGTCAGAGAAGGCGTTCTGTACAAAACTCGACTAAGTTCAAGAATTCCTACCCATCCCACCATCGGAGAGATTCCCGCATGCTTGATGTGAATGGACTGAATCTGGTTAGTGATGGCCCAAGCCCTGTTCTAAAGCCTACCCTATCAATAGGCCAAATACTGAGCAGGAAGCTTCTTATGCCAGATGAATTTGAGCCAGGAATCCACAAAGACAAAAGCACTGTGAAGCAGAAAATGTCACTGGGTCAAATGCTTAACAAACAAGGTGTTGACCTACCCTCCCATTGGAAGGCTGAGAGAGAGAGCGTTCCCAAGCAGTTTCCTGCAAAGAGAAAGAAGTTTGGGTTTGGTCGGTTCTCTCTCCTTCTGACAAAacaaagtaagaaaaagaagaagtcaACCACAAATTCCAAATGGCATGGCAGCTACATGAATTAA